GTCGCGGACCACCGTGATGCCCAGCTCGCGCAGGTGGGCGGCGGGTCCGATGCCGGAGCGCTGCAGGATCGCCGGGCTGCTGTAGCTCCCGGCGGACAGCACCACCTGACGGGCCCTCAGCTCCTCCCCGGTGCCCAGCCGGACCCCGACCGCCCGGCCGTCCTCGACCAGCACCGAGTGGACCTCGCAGTCGGCCCGCAGCCGGAGGTTCGGCCGCTGCAGGGCCGGGGCGAGGTGGGTGAAGACCGCGTTCTCGCGGCGGCCGCCCAGCTGGTTGAGCGGTGCCACGCCGACGCCCTCGGCGGTCGGGTCGTTGAAGTCGGCGACCGCCTTGTGTCCCTCGCTGCGGCAGGCCGCCAGGAAGCTGCGCTGGGCGTCCGTCAGCTCCTCGGCGCCGCCGCGCCGGACCGGCACCGGGCCGGAGCGGCCGTGCCAGCGGGGGTCGCCGTCCGGGTCGTCCTCCAGCTGCCGGTAGAAGGGCAGCACCTGCTCCCAGGACCAGTCCGGGAGCCCCTGGGCGGCCCAGGCCCGGTGGTCGGCCGGGCGGCTGCGCAGGGCCAGGCAGTAGTTGACGGCGGAGGAGCCCCCGACGACCTTCCCGCGCAGCAGCCCGACCGGACGGCGGGTCCCGGGCGGGACGGCCTCGCGGTAGCCCCAGTCGTGGTCGGCGGGCATCGCGGCGGCGTCGAGCAGCTGCTCGGGCCACTGCCCGTCGGCGGTGTAGTCGGGGCCGGCCTCCAGCAGCAGGACCTCCCGCTCCGGGTCCTCGCTGAGCCGCGCGGCCACGACGCACCCCGCCGAGCCCGCCCCGACGACGACGACATCCAACTCCATGGCTACTCCGTAAGGTGATAGTCGGCCCGGGAAGGCCGGGCGGCTCAGCGGTAGAAGCGGTAGAGGGCCTGGGCGACGCAGGCGGGCTTCGGGCCGTCCTCCACCTCGACGGTGAAGTCCAGTGCCAGTTCGAGGCCCTTGGGGACGTCCGTCACCGAGGCGATCCGGGCCGCCAGCCGGATCCGCTGGCCGGTGCGGACCGGTGCCGGGAAGCGGACCTTGTTCAGACCGTAGTTGACGGCCATTCCGGCGCCCTTGACCTCCAGCAGCTCCAGGAAGAGCGGGATGAGCAGGGAGAGCGTCAGGTAGCCGTGCGCGATGGTGCCGCGGAAGGGGCTGGCGGCGGCCTTCTCCGGGTCGACGTGGATCCACTGGTGGTCGTCGGTGGCGTCGGCGAAGGTGTCGACGCGGTCCTGGGCCACCGGCATCCAGCCGGTGTGGCCGAGGTCGAGGCCGGCCAGGTCCTTGAGTTCGTCCATGGTGTGCACGTGGGTGGGCATGTCGATCCTTCCGAACCGTTGCGTGGGGGCACCGCGGAGGCGGGTGCCGGGGCGTCAGGGGAGCTCGGCCAGCCGGTGCCGCAGGAGCTTGCCGAGCGCGTTGCGGGGCAGGGCCGGCAGGAACCGGACGGCCCGGGGGACCTTGTAGCCGGCCAGCCGGCCGCGGAGGAACTCGAGCAGTTCCGGCCCGTCGGCGCGGGCGCCCGGGCGCAGCACCACCGCGGCGTGGCCGCTCTCGCCCCACTTCGGGTCGGGGACGCCGAACACCGCGCACTCGGCGACGGCGGGGTGGCCGTGCAGGACGTTCTCGACCTCGGCCGGGTAGATGTTCTCCCCACCCGAGATGATCATGTTCTTGAGCCGGTCGACGATCCGGACGCAACCGTCCCCGTCGCGCACCCCGACGTCGCCGGTGCGCAGCCAGCCGCCGGACAGGACGGCGTCGGTGGCGTCCGGGTCGCCCCAGTAGCCGGCCATCACGTTCGGCCCCTCCAGCAGGAGTTCGCCCTGCTCGCCGTCGGCCGCGCCGGCCGCCCCGGCCGGGTCCGGGCCGGCGACCCGGAGGTCGGAGAAGAAGTTGGCGGCGCCCACCGACCCGGCCTTGGCCGCCGCCCGCTCCGGTTCCAGCACCGTGGCGCACGGGGAGCTCTCGGTCATGCCGTAGCCCTGGACGAAGGGCAGCCCGCGGTCGAGGTAGGCGCGGACGGTGCGGTCGGCGGCCGGGGCGCCGCCGCTGAGCACGATCCGCAGGCTGCTCAGGTCGGCCGTCGCCCAGCCGGGCGCGGCGGCCGTCGCCTCGTGCATGGTGGGGACGGCGAACACGAAGTCGACCCGTTCCCGCTCGATCAGTTCGAGGGCGCGCCGCGGGTCGAAGCCGTCCTCCAGCAGGACCTTCCCGCCCTTGAGCAGGGTGGGCAGGCAGATCAGGTTGAGCGCCGCCGCGTGGAACAGCGGGGCGTGCACCAGGGACACCCCGTCGGAGCCCAGGTCGAGGTCGACCAGCAGGTTCATGCAGTTCCACACGACGTTCCCGTGGGTCAGCACGGCGCCCTTGGGACGGCCGGTCGTCCCCGAGGTGTACATGATCAGGCAGGGGTCCTGGTGGCCGACCGGCAGGTCGACGGGCTCCGGCGGCGCGGCCAGCAGTTCCTCGTACCCGGTGTCCCCGGCCGCCGGGCGGGCGGCCTCCAGCGCGACGAACCGCCGCACCGGCGTACCGGTCCGCAGCCCGGCCACCACCTGCGCGTGGCCGGGCGCGTGCACCAGGACGGAGCTGCCCGAGTCGGTCAGGACGTGGGCCAGTTCGGGCCCGGCGAGGCGGGTGTTGAGCGGCACGAACACCGCGCCGAGCAGCCCGCAGGCGAACAGGGTCTCCAGGAAGGCCGGGTGGTTGCCACCGAGGTAGGCCACCCGGTCGCCGCCGCGGACCCCGAGCGTGCGCAGCCCGTTCGCGGCCCGCAGCACCCGTTCGTGGAGCTCCCGGTAGGTGACGGGGCGGTCCCGGTGGAGCAGGGCCACCCGGTCCGGGGAGCGCCTGGCCCGGCGGGCCGGCCACGAGCCGATCCCGTGGTTGCGCACCCCGGGCTCTCAGTCCTTGACCAGGCCGAGCAGGCGGGCCGCGTTCCCCTTGAGGATCTTCGGCCGCACCTCCGGCTTGATGTCGAGCTTCTCGAAGTCCGCCAGCCAGCGGTCCGGCGTGATCATCGGGAAGTCGGATCCGAACAGCATCTTGTCCTTGAGCAGGGTGTTCGCGTACTGGACCAGCTGCGGCGGGAAGTACTTCGGGGACCAGCCGGACAGGTCGATGTAGACCAGCGGCTTGTGGTTGGCCACCGCCAGCGCCTCGTCCTGCCACGGGAAGGAGGGGTGCGCCATGATGATCGGCAGGCCCGGGAAGTCGGCGGCGACGTCGTCGATCAGCAGCGGGTTGGAGTACTTGAGCCGGATGCCCGCGCCGCCCGGCGCGCCCGCCCCGATGCCGGTCTGGCCGGTGTGGAAGAGCGCCGGGACGCCCAGCTCCTCGATCGCCTCGTACATCGGGTACGCGGAGCGGTCGTTGGGGAAGAAGCCCTGGACGCTGGGGTGGAACTTGAAGCCCCGGACGCCGAACCGCTCGACCAGCCGGCGCGCCTCGCGGGCGCCGAACCGGCCCTTGGCCGGGTCGATGCTGGCGAACGGGATCAGCACGTCCGGGTTCGCGGCCGCGACCTCGGCGACCTCCTCGTTGGGCACCGCCGGAGCGCCGGTGGCGGCCTCGGCGTCGACCGGGAAGATCACGCAGGCCATCTTCCGCTCCCGGTAGTAGCCGGCCATGTCGGCGGCGTTCGGGTAGCGCTTGCGCTCCACCTTGAAGTACGCGGCGGACGCCTCCTCGATCTCGTCCGGCAGGGAGTTGCGGCCCTCCAGCGAGACCTGCGCGTGGGTGTGCATGTCGATGGCGACGAGGTCGTCCACGTCGAGCGGTGTCATCTGCTTCTCCTGGTGGTTTCCGACGGGCGGCACGGGCGGTGGCGGGGTCAGGAGGACAGCTGCTGGAGGGCGGCGATCCCGTACGACTGCGGCTCGGCGCCGACCGAGGTGGGCCAGGCGGTGGCGATCGCGTCCGCGCTCCAGCCGCCGTCGGTGAAGGCCGCCGCCACCTCCTCGGGGTGCGACCACAGGGTGAGCTTGTCGCCGCCGATGCCGACGCACTGGCCGTTGACGTCCTTGGCCGCGTCGGAGGCGAGGAAGACCACGGCGCCCGCCACGTCCTCGGCGGTGCCGAAGCCGATGCCCTTGCGCAGGAAGTCGGGCAGCGGGGTGCCGTGCTGCTCCCAGGCGTCGATGTGCGGCGCGAAGGCCGGGATGGTCTTGGTCATGGCGGTCGCCGCGTTCGGGATCACCGCGTTGACCGTGATGCCGGCCCGGGAGAGCTCCATCGCCCAGGTGCGGACCATCGCCGCGATGCCGGCCTTGGCGGCCGCGTAGTTGGTCTGCCCGAAGTTGCCGCGCTGCCCGGCCGGGGAGCCGGCCAGGATGAGCCGGCCGCCCCCGCCCTGCTCGCGCATCCGGACGGCGGCGGCCCGCGCGCAGACGAAGGTGCCGCGCAGGTGCACCCGGACGACGTCGTCGAAGTCCTCGTCGGTCATCTTCCACAGCACCCGGTCGCGCAGGATGCCGGCGTTGGTGACCATCACGTCGAGGCGGCCGAAGCCGTCGACGGCGGCGGCGACCAGCGCGTCGGCGGACGCGCTGTCGCCGACCGCGGCGACCACCGGGACGGCCCGGCCGCCGACGGCGGTGATCTGCTTGACGGTCTGCTCGGCCGCGTCCGCGTCGACGTCGTTCACCACGACGGCCGCGCCGCTCGCGGCGAGCGCCAGCGCGTACGCCGCGCCGAGCCCGCGTCCGCTGCCGGTGACGACTGCGACCTTGCCGGTGAGCTCCATTGATCTGCCCTTTCGTTGCGACGGATGAGCGGGACGGTGCGCGGTCAGCCGGCCTGGCCGGACCGGGCCGCCTCGGCGGCGGCCATGTCCTCCACCAGGCGCCGCGCGCGCAGGGTGCCGGCGTCGTTGCGCAGGTTGACGGTCGGGCGGCCGGGGTTGCGGCGCATCACCGAGTAGGCGCCCTCGATGGCCCCGCTGTCCTCGGCGAAGACGTTGGCGAACTTCTTCTGCAGCACCTCGTCGTAGCCGGGCTCGTCGCGCCGGAACTTGCGGGCGAAGGCCCAGAAGTACCAGGTGGTGTGCTCGGTCTCCGGGGTGCCGAAGTTGAGGTTGCAGCCCTGGGCGCCGTGGCTGCGGTCGCCGCCCGGCGCGCCGGTGCCCACCGGGGCCACCCCGACGTCCAGGACGGTGGAGGCCGGCGGCTGGAACCTGATGATCTGCCAGCGG
Above is a genomic segment from Kitasatospora cineracea containing:
- a CDS encoding GMC family oxidoreductase; the protein is MELDVVVVGAGSAGCVVAARLSEDPEREVLLLEAGPDYTADGQWPEQLLDAAAMPADHDWGYREAVPPGTRRPVGLLRGKVVGGSSAVNYCLALRSRPADHRAWAAQGLPDWSWEQVLPFYRQLEDDPDGDPRWHGRSGPVPVRRGGAEELTDAQRSFLAACRSEGHKAVADFNDPTAEGVGVAPLNQLGGRRENAVFTHLAPALQRPNLRLRADCEVHSVLVEDGRAVGVRLGTGEELRARQVVLSAGSYSSPAILQRSGIGPAAHLRELGITVVRDRPGVGSGLVEHPAYRTVFAARPGDYPAPRLRTMLSLRSSPDAPDVDLHVQARAAAPTLSRGPHPTGYDMIMMVGLVQPRSTGSVRLASPDSADQPVIDMGFYRDPEDARRVAAGVRTARRLADTAALRELLTGELRPGPEVADADLEEAVRHHPAIYNHPVGTCRMAPADAPDAVVDGRCRVYGVEGLLVVDASVMPVSPRATTHLPVLMLAERAVALNWPTPHR
- a CDS encoding MaoC family dehydratase, which encodes MPTHVHTMDELKDLAGLDLGHTGWMPVAQDRVDTFADATDDHQWIHVDPEKAAASPFRGTIAHGYLTLSLLIPLFLELLEVKGAGMAVNYGLNKVRFPAPVRTGQRIRLAARIASVTDVPKGLELALDFTVEVEDGPKPACVAQALYRFYR
- a CDS encoding acyl-CoA synthetase gives rise to the protein MRNHGIGSWPARRARRSPDRVALLHRDRPVTYRELHERVLRAANGLRTLGVRGGDRVAYLGGNHPAFLETLFACGLLGAVFVPLNTRLAGPELAHVLTDSGSSVLVHAPGHAQVVAGLRTGTPVRRFVALEAARPAAGDTGYEELLAAPPEPVDLPVGHQDPCLIMYTSGTTGRPKGAVLTHGNVVWNCMNLLVDLDLGSDGVSLVHAPLFHAAALNLICLPTLLKGGKVLLEDGFDPRRALELIERERVDFVFAVPTMHEATAAAPGWATADLSSLRIVLSGGAPAADRTVRAYLDRGLPFVQGYGMTESSPCATVLEPERAAAKAGSVGAANFFSDLRVAGPDPAGAAGAADGEQGELLLEGPNVMAGYWGDPDATDAVLSGGWLRTGDVGVRDGDGCVRIVDRLKNMIISGGENIYPAEVENVLHGHPAVAECAVFGVPDPKWGESGHAAVVLRPGARADGPELLEFLRGRLAGYKVPRAVRFLPALPRNALGKLLRHRLAELP
- a CDS encoding amidohydrolase family protein; protein product: MTPLDVDDLVAIDMHTHAQVSLEGRNSLPDEIEEASAAYFKVERKRYPNAADMAGYYRERKMACVIFPVDAEAATGAPAVPNEEVAEVAAANPDVLIPFASIDPAKGRFGAREARRLVERFGVRGFKFHPSVQGFFPNDRSAYPMYEAIEELGVPALFHTGQTGIGAGAPGGAGIRLKYSNPLLIDDVAADFPGLPIIMAHPSFPWQDEALAVANHKPLVYIDLSGWSPKYFPPQLVQYANTLLKDKMLFGSDFPMITPDRWLADFEKLDIKPEVRPKILKGNAARLLGLVKD
- a CDS encoding SDR family oxidoreductase translates to MELTGKVAVVTGSGRGLGAAYALALAASGAAVVVNDVDADAAEQTVKQITAVGGRAVPVVAAVGDSASADALVAAAVDGFGRLDVMVTNAGILRDRVLWKMTDEDFDDVVRVHLRGTFVCARAAAVRMREQGGGGRLILAGSPAGQRGNFGQTNYAAAKAGIAAMVRTWAMELSRAGITVNAVIPNAATAMTKTIPAFAPHIDAWEQHGTPLPDFLRKGIGFGTAEDVAGAVVFLASDAAKDVNGQCVGIGGDKLTLWSHPEEVAAAFTDGGWSADAIATAWPTSVGAEPQSYGIAALQQLSS